In one Cyclopterus lumpus isolate fCycLum1 chromosome 22, fCycLum1.pri, whole genome shotgun sequence genomic region, the following are encoded:
- the LOC117751146 gene encoding ankyrin repeat domain-containing protein 66, giving the protein MTELHQAAAAGDFARVQELLGQNECDPNQRDVDWSCKTPLHWAAARGHTDTARVLIEHGARPCLRTQHGWTPAHSAAESGRLSVLRLLHALHAPMDTDDCCGDKPARIAEIYGHADCVLFLKKAEIECQAYRKVAAQKGVSVDDTDEEWAEQGKENEDQAVSQSNTQTHLYSTKCVPK; this is encoded by the exons ATGACAGAGTTGCACCAAGCAGCCGCAGCGGGGGACTTCGCTCGAGTTCAGGAGCTCCTCGGGCAAAATGAATGCGATCCAAACCAGAGGGACGTCGACTGGAGCTGCAAGACGCCGCTTCACTGGGCGGCGGCTCGAG GACATACCGACACGGCCCGGGTCCTCATTGAGCATGGAGCCCGGCCGTGTCTGAGGACGCAGCACGGCTGGACTCCAGCCCACAGCGCTGCCGAGTCCGGCCGGCTATCAGTGCTGCGGCTGCTGCACGCCCTCCATGCCCCGATGGACACGGACGACTGCTGCGGAGACAAACCAGCACGGATAGCTGAAATATATGGACACGCCGACTGCGTTCTCTTCCTTAAAAA AGCAGAAATTGAATGCCAGGCCTACCGCAAAGTGGCAGCCCAGAAAGGGGTTTCAGTGGATGACACAGATGAGGAGTGGGCCGAACAAGGAAAGGAGAACGAAGACCAGGCGGTCTCTCAGAGCAACACTCAGACTCACCTTTACTCCACAAAGTGTGTACCAAAGTGA
- the LOC117751085 gene encoding tudor domain-containing protein 1 isoform X2: protein MCSIPGLPTPGSEVPVVITRVNLNRNCGLVELWVNMDDGRKPLYEQMRAEIQFPKRRFHGSEGKPGDLCLVCISDTWHRARVVSIQAGVARSVPVQAVTLGLFEVPTEVPQEVNKWFADSAIGQMFTISVVAKGEKGKLIVELFTGALNLNVKVREMMSKITQQETTCPIEQTDQQLLNSSEHGGGPNEDCLTQELTNVSILTMMKDLNKVYSNDGPYARDEPISESISNDSAQEFEHEKTLDEGRKPITDLMDKEMEDGQGDSEITQQLSLPSCPEGNVNVCIYKWPKISQNRTEEVYASCIAGPHHCWCQYANTEDLNMVSKLAQEAGQTQQDKMFPETLGPGSPCLAQFSSDDQWYRSQVISRVDDAFRVLFIDYGNESEADGKNVRSLPQSLLEKAPQAFLCSLNGFDESKGSWNDDVYDAFYNLLVDKPLKLTVLNMDDQSEAAVPQYAVEIECEGAIVNAAMLKYWKPAAKELIPIDPPERELFLQDIQTESNMTQTNVCKVNVNTCMYRKPNFSNNKKEEVYASCIVQPHYFWCQHTKTEELRKVSELAQQAGQTQQDMMFPETLGPGSPCLAQFSSDQQWYRAQVISRVGHAFTVLFIDYGNESGIDVKNVRSVPQSLLEKAPQAFLCSLNGFDESKGSWNENVYDDFYNLLVDKPLKLTVFNIDDQAEAAVPQYAVDIECEGVIVNAAMQKHWEPVAEECVSIEHPQEETALQDNQTESSGTFLNVSKVNVNACMYKKPNFSKNKKEEVYASFIVHPHYFWCQYDNPEELSKVSELAQEEGKMHQDQMFPETLGPGSPCLALLSSNNQWYRAQVLHRIDDAFCVLFIDYGNKSDVDIKNVRSVPQSLLEKVPQALLCSLNGFDESKGSWNDEVYDEFENLLLDKPLKLTVFNMDDHSEASVPQYAVDIECEGAMVNAAMQKHWEPVADESVLIEHPQEETALQDIQTESSMTPLNVSKVNVNACMYKKPHFSKNKKEEVYASCIVHPHYFWCQYDNAEELSKVSELAQEEGKMQQDQMFPETLGPGSPCLALFSSDDQWYRGQVIRRIDDGFCVLFIDYGNESDVDIKNVRSLTQGLLEKAPQAFLCSLKGFDESKGSWNDDVYDDFNNLLVDKPLKLTVFNMDDQSEAAVPQYAVEIECEGAVINTLMEKYWKGLDTDHALEERLGSALKMNVHGETQL from the exons CAGGTGTGGCCAGGTCTGTTCCTGTGCAGGCTGTTACACTTGGACTGTTTGAAGTCCCGACAGAAGTGCCACAAGAGGTCAACAAGTGGTTTGCAGACAGTGCCATTGGCCAAATGTTCACCATTTCAGTGGTAGcaaagggagaaaaagggaagctCATTGTTGAACTGTTTACTGGAGCTCtgaatttaaatgtgaaagtCAGAGAGATGATGTCAAAGATAACACAACAAGAGACAACGTGTCCCATTGAGCAGACTGACCAGCAGCTCTTAAACAGCTCAGAGCATGGCGGTGGGCCAAATGAGGACTGTTTAACTCAAGAGCTCACGAATGTATCCATATTGACAATGATGAAAGATCTCAATAAAGTGTACAGCAACGATGGACCATATGCAAGAGATGAGCCGATTTCAGAATCCATAAGTAATGACTCTGCACAAGAGTTTGAACATGAAAAGACTTTAGATGAAGGAAGAAAACCAATAACAGATCTTATGGACAAAGAAATGGAAGATGGCCAAGGAGACTCAGAAATAACACAACAACTTTCCCTTCCTTCCTGTCCCGAAGGAAATGTGAATGTCTGCATTTACAAGTGGCCAAAGATCTCTCAAAACAGGACTGAGGAGGTATACGCATCCTGCATTGCTGGACCACATCATTGCTGGTGTCAGTACGCCAACACTGAAGACCTGAACATGGTGTCGAAGCTTGCTCAGGAAGCAGGACAGACACAACAAGACAAGATGTTCCCAGAGACTCTTGGTCCTGGCAGTCCATGCCTTGCTCAGTTCTCCAGTGACGACCAGTGGTATCGAAGTCAAGTAATTAGCAGAGTTGACGATGCCTTCCGTGTCTTGTTTATCGACTATGGAAATGAGTCTGAAGCTGATGGCAAGAATGTGAGATCACTGCCTCAGAGTCTGCTGGAGAAGGCTCCGCAGGCCTTTTTGTGCTCCTTGAATGGATTTGATGAGTCCAAGGGCTCCTGGAATGACGACGTTTACGATGCATTCTACAATCTTCTGGTTGATAAACCACTCAAACTGACGGTGCTCAATATGgacgaccaatcagaggctgcaGTTCCTCAGTATGCAGTGGAAATTGAATGTGAGGGAGCGATTGTTAATGCAGCAATGCTGAAATACTGGAAACCAGCTGCAAAAGAACTTATTCCGATAGACCCCCCTGAAAGAGAGCTTTTCCTCCAAGATATTCAAACTGAGTCCAACATGACACAGACAAATGTTTGCAAAGTAAATGTGAATACGTGCATGTACAGGAAGCCAAACTTCTCCAATAACAAAAAAGAGGAGGTATATGCTTCTTGTATTGTTCAACCCCATTACTTCTGGTGTCAGCACACCAAAACAGAGGAGCTCCGCAAAGTATCAGAGCTTGCTCAGCAGGCAGGACAGACACAGCAGGACATGATGTTCCCTGAGACTCTTGGTCCTGGCAGTCCATGCCTTGCTCAGTTCTCCAGTGACCAACAGTGGTATCGTGCTCAAGTAATTTCTAGAGTTGGTCATGCATTTACCGTCTTGTTTATAGACTACGGAAACGAGTCTGGCATTGACGTCAAGAATGTGAGATCAGTGCCTCAGAGTCTGCTGGAGAAGGCTCCTCAGGCCTTTTTGTGTTCCTTGAATGGATTTGATGAGTCCAAGGGGTCCTGGAATGAGAATGTTTACGATGACTTCTACAATCTTCTGGTTGATAAACCACTCAAACTGACAGTGTTCAACATAGACGACCAAGCCGAGGCTGCAGTTCCTCAGTATGCAGTGGACATTGAGTGTGAGGGAGTAATAGTTAATGCAGCAATGCAGAAACACTGGGAACCAGTTGCCGAAGAATGTGTTTCGATAGAACACCCTCAAGAGGAAACCGCCCTCCAAGATAATCAAACTGAGTCCAGTGGGACTTTTCTCAATGTTTCCAAAGTAAATGTCAATGCTTGTATGTACAAGAAGCCAAActtttccaaaaacaaaaaagaggaggTATATGCTTCTTTCATTGTGCATCCCCATTACTTCTGGTGTCAGTACGATAACCCGGAGGAGCTCAGCAAAGTATCAGAGCTTGCTcaggaagaaggaaagatgCATCAGGACCAGATGTTCCCAGAGACTCTTGGTCCTGGCAGTCCATGCCTTGCTCTGTTGTCCAGTAACAACCAGTGGTATCGAGCTCAAGTATTACACAGAATTGACGATGCATTCTGTGTCTTGTTTATCGACTATGGAAACAAGTCTGACGTTGACATCAAGAATGTCAGATCAGTGCCTCAGAGTCTGCTGGAGAAGGTTCCTCAGGCCCTTTTGTGCTCCTTAAATGGATTTGATGAGTCCAAGGGGTCCTGGAATGACGAAGTTTACGATGAGTTTGAAAATCTTCTGCTCGATAAACCACTCAAACTGACAGTGTTCAACATGGATGACCATTCAGAGGCTTCAGTTCCTCAGTATGCAGTGGACATTGAGTGTGAGGGAGCAATGGTTAATGCAGCAATGCAGAAACACTGGGAACCAGTTGCCGATGAATCTGTTTTGATAGAACACCCTCAAGAGGAAACCGCCCTCCAAGATATTCAAACTGAGTCCAGCATGACTCCTCTCAATGTTTCCAAAGTAAATGTCAATGCTTGTATGTACAAGAAGCCACActtttccaaaaacaaaaaagaggaggTATATGCTTCTTGCATTGTGCATCCCCATTACTTCTGGTGTCAGTACGACAACGCGGAGGAGCTCAGCAAAGTATCAGAGCTTGCTCAGGAAGAAGGTAAGATGCAACAGGACCAGATGTTCCCGGAGACTCTTGGTCCTGGCAGTCCATGCCTGGCTCTGTTTTCCAGTGACGACCAGTGGTATCGAGGTCAAGTAATACGCAGGATTGACGATGGGTTCTGCGTCTTGTTTATCGACTATGGAAACGAGTCTGACGTTGACATCAAGAATGTGAGATCACTGACTCAAGGTCTGCTGGAGAAGGCTCCTCAGGCCTTTTTGTGCTCCTTGAAAGGATTTGATGAGTCCAAGGGGTCCTGGAATGACGACGTTTACGATGACTTCAACAACCTTCTGGTTGATAAACCACTCAAGCTGACGGTGTTCAACATGgacgaccaatcagaggctgcgGTTCCTCAGTATGCAGTGGAAATTGAGTGCGAGGGAGCGGTGATAAATACACTGATGGAGAAATACTGGAAAGGACTGGACACAGACCATGCCTTGGAAGAACGTTTGGGATCAG CTCTCAAGATGAATGTTCATGGGGAAACCCAATTGTGA